One segment of Desulfosudis oleivorans Hxd3 DNA contains the following:
- the rplK gene encoding 50S ribosomal protein L11, protein MAKKVTGQIKLQVTAGKANPSPPIGPALGQHGVNIMDFCKAFNARTADQEGMIIPVVITVYADKSFSFITKTPPAAILLKKAAKIAKGSAVPNKDKIGKVSMQDVEEIARLKMPDLNATDLDAACRIIQGTARSMGIEIVQ, encoded by the coding sequence ATGGCAAAAAAAGTTACAGGACAGATAAAGTTGCAGGTCACGGCCGGCAAGGCCAACCCGTCACCGCCTATCGGCCCGGCCCTGGGTCAGCACGGCGTCAACATCATGGATTTCTGCAAGGCGTTTAACGCCCGGACGGCGGACCAGGAAGGGATGATCATTCCCGTGGTCATCACGGTGTATGCGGACAAATCTTTTTCGTTTATCACCAAGACCCCGCCGGCTGCCATTCTGCTGAAAAAGGCGGCCAAGATCGCCAAGGGCTCCGCCGTACCCAACAAGGACAAGATCGGCAAGGTGTCCATGCAGGATGTGGAAGAGATCGCCAGGTTGAAGATGCCTGACCTGAATGCCACGGACCTGGACGCCGCCTGCAGGATTATTCAAGGGACCGCCCGAAGCATGGGCATCGAGATTGTACAATAG
- the rplA gene encoding 50S ribosomal protein L1, giving the protein MAKKGKKIVAAQQKVDADRKYDISEGIDTALQARFAGFDESVDIAVRLGVDPRHADQMVRGSVVLPHGTGKEIKILVFAKGEKEKEALDAGADFVGNDELIEDIKNGWFGFDKAVATPDMMGAVGKIGKLLGPRGLMPNAKTGTVTFDVARAVNDLKAGKIDFRVDKAGIVHAPLGKASFGTEKLQDNMLALLRMLVAMKPATSKGAYMRSLAVSTSMGAGVRLDPLLVKDAVK; this is encoded by the coding sequence ATGGCCAAGAAAGGGAAAAAAATTGTCGCCGCCCAGCAGAAAGTCGACGCTGATCGCAAGTACGACATTTCCGAAGGGATAGACACGGCGCTTCAGGCGCGTTTTGCCGGTTTTGATGAAAGCGTGGATATTGCCGTCCGCCTGGGTGTAGATCCCCGTCATGCCGACCAGATGGTCCGCGGGTCCGTGGTGCTGCCCCACGGCACGGGCAAGGAGATCAAAATTCTGGTGTTTGCCAAGGGCGAGAAGGAAAAGGAGGCCCTGGACGCCGGCGCTGATTTCGTGGGCAACGACGAGTTGATTGAGGACATCAAGAACGGCTGGTTCGGTTTTGACAAGGCCGTGGCCACACCGGACATGATGGGCGCCGTGGGCAAGATCGGCAAGCTGCTGGGCCCCCGGGGCCTGATGCCCAACGCCAAGACCGGAACGGTTACCTTTGACGTGGCCAGGGCCGTGAATGACCTGAAGGCCGGCAAGATCGACTTTCGGGTCGACAAGGCCGGCATTGTTCACGCGCCGCTGGGAAAGGCCTCCTTCGGCACCGAGAAGCTGCAGGATAACATGCTGGCCCTGCTCAGGATGCTGGTCGCCATGAAGCCGGCCACCAGCAAGGGGGCCTACATGAGAAGCCTTGCCGTATCCACCTCCATGGGCGCCGGTGTCCGGCTGGACCCGCTACTGGTAAAGGACGCGGTAAAATAA